A single genomic interval of Cucumis sativus cultivar 9930 chromosome 5, Cucumber_9930_V3, whole genome shotgun sequence harbors:
- the LOC101212846 gene encoding REF/SRPP-like protein At1g67360, giving the protein MESESQNLELKHLGFVRVALIQTIVCVTNLYDYAKQNSGPLRSAVESVESAVNTVVTPAYEKLRIAPDDVLVFLDGKVDKATHEFDKRAPPLAKQAAQITQHFIQKAARTGQQLVNEFQTGGPRAAFHYAANEYKQLVLDQGVKIWAGLNRLPSFHKFADMAVPTTAQWLESYNSKVKELRQKGYHVFDYCPEVPVSEIAKAFKQDESKKKEETSPNTPEQAPSKHEAGSDSDSDSDSASVAAGPN; this is encoded by the exons ATGGAGAGTGAAAGCCAGAATTTGGAGTTGAAGCATCTAGGTTTTGTAAGGGTTGCTTTGATTCAAACGATTGTTTGTGTTACGAATCTGTACGATTATGCGAAGCAGAACTCTGGACCTTTGAGATCTGCGGTTGAAAGTGTGGAGAGTGCTGTTAACACTGTTGTAACTCCGGCTTATGAGAAGCTTCGAATCGCTCCTGATGATGTTCTAGTTTTTCTTGACGGCaag GTCGACAAAGCTACACATGAATTTGATAAGCGTGCACCTCCTCTAGCAAAACAAGCCGCTCAAATTACTCAGCATTTCATCCAAAAAGCTGCTAGAACTGGACAACAACTTGTGAACGAGTTCCAAACCGGCGGACCACGCGCAGCGTTTCACTATGCAGCAAATGAGTACAAGCAGTTGGTTCTAGACCAAGGAGTGAAGATTTGGGCAGGACTCAACCGGCTTCCATCGTTCCACAAGTTCGCAGACATGGCAGTGCCGACTACAGCTCAGTGGTTGGAGAGTTACAACAGCAAGGTGAAAGAATTGAGGCAGAAGGGTTACCATGTCTTCGACTATTGTCCCGAGGTTCCCGTGAGTGAGATAGCTAAGGCATTTAAGCAGGACGagtcaaagaagaaagaagagacaTCTCCTAATACTCCTGAACAAGCTCCATCCAAGCACGAAGCAGGTTCCGATTCTGATTCTGATTCGGACTCGGCTTCGGTTGCTGCAGGTCCCAATTAG
- the LOC101213808 gene encoding F-box protein At1g67340 — protein MRTRTGLSYPPLQPTAFASGNRKRKHHVAADRPFCRKRNKLSYHIKTPTSDLFDSLPDDLVITILSNLSSAASSPSDFINILLTCKRLNNLGLNPMVLSRASQKTFAIRAKNWTESAHRFLKQCSDAGNVEACYTLGMIRFYCLQNRGSGASLMAKAAICSHAPALYSLAVIQFNGSGGSKNDKDLRAGVALCARAAFLGHIDALRELGHCLQDGYGVRQNITEGRRFLVQANARELAAVLSSEAASSVAASRSCLTWNTQPPHHRHVTGSGCPLLSDFGCNIPAPEAHPASQFLAEWFEARGGSPGNGLRLCSHVGCGRPETRRHEFRRCSVCGAVNYCSRACQALDWKLRHKIDCAPVERWLDDNGDGMDDVADDIMDES, from the exons ATGAGAACTCGAACAGGTCTATCTTATCCTCCACTTCAACCTACAGCCTTTGCTTCCGGCAACCGGAAAAGAAAACACCATGTTGCAGCCGACCGACCCTTTTGCCGCAAAAGAAACAAGCTCTCTTACCACATCAAAACACCCACCTCCGATTTGTTCGATTCTTTGCCGGACGACCTCGTCATTACTATTCTCTCTAATCTCAGCTCCGCCGCTTCTTCCCCCTCCGATTTCATCAATATCTTACTAAC ATGCAAGAGATTAAACAATTTAGGACTTAATCCCATGGTTCTATCAAGAGCTTCTCAGAAGACTTTCGCAATTAGGGCAAAGAATTGGACGGAATCCGCTCACCGGTTCCTGAAACAGTGCTCAGATGCCGGAAATGTCGAGGCCTGTTATACACTTGGCATG aTTCGTTTCTACTGTTTGCAAAATCGTGGTAGCGGAGCTTCGTTAATGGCGAAGGCGGCGATTTGTTCGCACGCGCCGGCTCTTTACTCACTCGCCGTCATTCAGTTCAATGGTAGCGGCGGATCCAAGAACGACAAGGACCTCCGCGCCGGAGTCGCACTTTGCGCACGTGCAGCGTTTCTCGGCCACATCGACGCCCTTAGAGAGCTTGGCCATTGCCTTCAAGACGGTTACGGAGTTCGCCAAAACATAACGGAAGGTCGTCGGTTTCTCGTTCAGGCCAACGCGCGTGAACTCGCCGCCGTGCTTTCCTCCGAGGCGGCTTCCTCCGTTGCCGCATCGCGCTCGTGCCTCACGTGGAACACTCAACCTCCTCACCACCGGCACGTCACCGGCTCGGGATGTCCCTTGTTAAGTGATTTCGGTTGCAATATTCCGGCACCGGAGGCTCATCCGGCAAGTCAGTTTTTAGCCGAATGGTTCGAGGCACGTGGGGGGTCGCCCGGGAATGGGCTGAGGCTATGTTCGCACGTGGGGTGTGGACGTCCAGAAACGAGACGACATGAGTTCCGTCGGTGTTCCGTTTGTGGTGCTGTTAATTACTGCTCACGTGCGTGTCAGGCGCTTGATTGGAAACTCCGCCATAAAATCGATTGTGCTCCGGTGGAACGTTGGCTTGATGATAACGGTGACGGTATGGACGATGTGGCCGATGATATCATGGACGAAAgttaa
- the LOC101213251 gene encoding uncharacterized protein LOC101213251 — MKFIMEFAEDLVLRLMEDPKERDRRFREHIYAIKDRCQKTKEMWSYPLRPYGFWTFDRHNSQLKWDPQISQVPGRRDPYDDMLQDFNNSSK, encoded by the coding sequence ATGAAGTTCATTATGGAGTTTGCTGAGGATTTGGTATTGAGACTTATGGAGGATCCAAAAGAGAGAGATCGCAGATTCAGAGAGCATATTTATGCGATCAAGGATCGGTGCCAAAAGACAAAGGAGATGTGGAGCTATCCTCTTCGTCCTTATGGATTTTGGACGTTTGACCGCCACAATTCTCAGCTGAAGTGGGACCCACAAATTAGTCAAGTTCCTGGTAGGAGGGATCCTTATGATGATATGCTTCAGGACTTCAACAATAGCTCAAAGTGA
- the LOC101212611 gene encoding cytochrome P450 78A5, whose translation MKLLVLATLTISLLFPFSLLNFLFCSLLAFSLNYWLIPGGFAWRNHHRFSVNLPGPSGWPLLGTLPQMGPLAHRNLATIAHSFKATRLMSFSMGATRAIISSHPDTAKQILCGSAFSDRPVKQSARLMMFERAIGFAPNGAYWRNLRRIAANHMFSPRKISDLEGLRREVADEMVAELSGNMASEGVVRLREVLQKHSLKNIIESVFGSGMGMGRKGELSDMVREGYELIAMFNWEDYFPVSFLDFSGVKRRCNELAGRVNVVIGQIVEERKRENTEFHNDFLTTLLTLPKEDQLSDSDMVAVLWEMIFRGTDTIAILLEWIMARMILHPDIQAKAQNEIDTCVGCNRHVCDSDIPNLPYLQAIVKEVLRLHPPGPLLSWARLAIHDVHVDKILIPAGTTAMVNMWAIAHDPSIWKDPWTFKPERFIENDMSIMGSDLRLAPFGAGRRACPGRALGLATVHLWLANFLHRFRWTPCSSTKSVNLSECLKLSLEMKKPLKCCVVGR comes from the exons atgaagctcCTTGTTCTAGCCACCCTCACCATCTCACTGCTCTTCCCTTTCAGCCTCCTCAATTTCCTCTTCTGCTCTCTCCTCGCCTTCTCTCTCAACTACTGGCTCATCCCCGGTGGATTTGCGTGGCGTAATCACCACCGCTTCTCTGTCAACCTCCCTGGACCCTCTGGTTGGCCACTCCTTGGCACGCTTCCACAAATGGGGCCACTTGCTCACCGGAATCTTGCTACCATTGCTCACTCCTTCAAAGCCACACGCCTCATGTCCTTTAGCATGGGCGCTACTCGGGCCATCATAAGTAGCCACCCTGACACGGCCAAACAGATTCTCTGTGGGTCAGCTTTCTCCGACCGACCGGTCAAGCAATCGGCTAGGCTCATGATGTTCGAGAGAGCCATTGGCTTTGCTCCAAATGGGGCTTATTGGCGCAATCTTCGACGAATTGCAGCCAACCACATGTTTTCCCCACGGAAAATCTCCGACCTGGAGGGGCTCCGTAGGGAGGTGGCGGATGAAATGGTGGCAGAGCTGTCGGGAAATATGGCAAGTGAGGGGGTGGTGAGGCTGAGAGAAGTGCTGCAGAAGCATTCTTTGAAGAACATAATAGAGAGTGTGTTCGGGAGTGGTATGGGGATGGGAAGGAAGGGAGAGCTGAGTGATATGGTGAGAGAAGGGTATGAATTGATAGCGATGTTCAATTGGGAAGATTATTTTCCGGTCAGCTTTTTGGATTTTAGTGGAGTGAAACGAAGGTGCAATGAATTGGCGGGCAGGGTTAATGTGGTAATTGGACAGATcgttgaagagagaaaaagagaaaatactGAGTTTCATAATGATTTTCTTACTACTTTGCTAACTTTGCCAAAGGAGGATCAGTTGAGTGATTCAGATATGGTGGCTGTTTTATGG GAAATGATATTTCGTGGAACCGACACTATAGCAATACTCCTAGAATGGATAATGGCGAGAATGATATTACACCCAGATATCCAAGCCAAAGCTCAGAACGAGATTGACACGTGCGTCGGGTGCAATAGGCACGTGTGTGATTCCGACATACCGAACCTTCCCTACCTCCAAGCAATAGTGAAAGAGGTTCTTCGTCTACATCCTCCGGGGCCATTACTCTCGTGGGCCCGGTTGGCAATCCACGATGTCCATGTGGACAAGATCTTGATCCCAGCTGGCACAACGGCGATGGTGAACATGTGGGCCATAGCCCACGACCCGTCGATATGGAAAGACCCATGGACATTTAAGCCAGAACGGTTCATTGAAAATGACATGTCGATCATGGGTTCGGACTTGAGGTTGGCGCCATTTGGGGCTGGGCGAAGGGCGTGTCCAGGTAGGGCTTTGGGTTTAGCCACTGTGCACCTATGGCTAGCCAATTTTCTGCACCGATTTAGATGGACTCCATGTTCATCCACTAAGTCGGTTAATTTGTCAGAGTGTTTGAAGTTATCACTTGAAATGAAGAAGCCTTTGAAATGTTGTGTGGTTGGTCGATGA